Proteins encoded together in one Acidobacteriota bacterium window:
- a CDS encoding sigma-54 dependent transcriptional regulator: MAHLLLVDDEESLRSVVAERLTDHGFDVVQAADGESALKALDGFAFDVIVSDMRLPGVDGRQVIDAALTRYPGIVAIVVTGYGTVKDAVDVIKRGAADFISKPFQFDELLHVLTNALEQKRLKSENAYLHRQLDERFGLGSMVGRSAAMRALFQLIETVAPTAATILINGETGTGKEMVARAIHQTSPRHRERFVAINVSAIPEALLDAELFGHVRGAFTGAVAMRQGRLEQADKGTLFLDEVGTMPMALQMKMLRVLQEREFERIGDNRTVKVDVRIVAATNADLLKMVKDGTFREDLYYRLNVIAVQLTPLRERPDDIPPLVQNFLRKFSDREPGTGNRESGGSRLPTPTSAKASADRPDSRLPTVSQEAMRRLMAHPWPGNVRQLENAIERALAMLGGRTQIEVADLPPDLQLAEPETVTPSVDLPEGGIDLPAMIAQIEKGLIDRALARTAQNRGAAARLLGLKRTTLVEKLKRM; the protein is encoded by the coding sequence GAAGTGTTGTAGCAGAACGACTTACGGACCACGGCTTCGACGTCGTCCAGGCCGCCGACGGCGAGTCGGCCCTCAAGGCGCTCGACGGCTTTGCCTTCGACGTCATCGTGTCGGACATGCGCCTGCCGGGCGTGGACGGCCGCCAGGTCATCGACGCCGCCCTCACCCGCTACCCCGGCATCGTCGCCATCGTCGTCACCGGTTACGGGACGGTGAAGGACGCGGTGGACGTCATCAAGCGCGGCGCCGCTGACTTCATCTCCAAGCCGTTCCAGTTCGATGAGTTGTTGCACGTGCTGACCAACGCGCTCGAACAGAAGCGGTTGAAGAGCGAGAACGCGTACCTGCATCGGCAGTTGGACGAGCGGTTCGGGCTGGGGTCGATGGTGGGCAGGAGCGCGGCCATGCGCGCGCTGTTTCAGCTGATCGAGACGGTCGCGCCGACCGCGGCCACTATCTTGATCAACGGCGAAACGGGAACCGGTAAGGAGATGGTCGCGCGGGCGATTCACCAGACCAGCCCGCGGCATCGCGAGCGGTTCGTCGCCATCAACGTCAGCGCGATTCCCGAGGCGCTGCTCGACGCCGAGTTGTTCGGCCACGTGCGCGGCGCGTTCACGGGCGCCGTGGCCATGCGGCAGGGCCGGCTCGAGCAGGCCGACAAGGGCACGCTGTTCCTGGATGAAGTGGGCACCATGCCCATGGCGCTGCAGATGAAGATGCTGCGCGTGCTGCAGGAGCGCGAGTTCGAGCGCATTGGCGACAACCGTACCGTCAAGGTGGATGTTCGCATTGTCGCGGCGACGAATGCGGACCTGCTGAAGATGGTGAAGGACGGGACGTTCCGCGAGGACCTGTACTACCGCCTGAACGTGATCGCCGTGCAACTGACGCCGCTACGCGAACGCCCTGACGACATCCCGCCTCTGGTGCAAAACTTCCTGCGGAAGTTTTCTGATCGGGAACCGGGAACCGGGAACCGGGAGTCGGGCGGTTCGCGACTCCCGACTCCCACCTCCGCTAAAGCTTCGGCGGACAGGCCCGACTCCCGACTCCCGACCGTCTCTCAAGAAGCCATGAGACGTCTAATGGCTCATCCCTGGCCCGGCAACGTGCGCCAACTCGAAAACGCCATCGAGCGGGCGCTGGCCATGCTGGGCGGCCGCACGCAGATCGAGGTGGCCGACCTGCCGCCCGACCTGCAACTGGCGGAGCCGGAAACCGTCACGCCGTCGGTCGACCTGCCCGAGGGCGGCATCGACCTGCCGGCGATGATCGCGCAGATCGAGAAGGGCCTGATCGATCGCGCCCTGGCCCGCACGGCGCAAAATCGCGGCGCCGCCGCCCGTTTGCTCGGACTCAAGCGAACAACCCTCGTCGAAAAACTCAAGCGCATGTAG